One Nocardioides dongkuii genomic window, GGTGGTCCGGACGGCGACGCGGGCACGCGTGCTCGTCACCCCCGACCTGGCCGATGCCGGCCTGCGAGCCGAGCTCGCCGACCTCGAGCCGTCCGGTCGTGCCCGGGTCGTGGTCGCCGGCACCGACGCCCGCGCTGCGGTCAAGGCCGTTCGGCGCGGTGGCCATGTCTGTGTGGGCGACGCGACGGCCACGATGCCCAGCGTCACCGAGCTCGTCCAGCGCGAGGTCACCCTGGTGGCCCCGCGAGACGCCGCCGCGGTCCTCGCGCGGATCTCGTCGGCGGACTGGTCCGCCGCCGTGGACGCCGCAGCCAGCTAAGTCGCCGCCCGTCCCTCGCGCTTCTCGAATCCACCACCAGTCATCCACACCAGCAGGAGGAAACCAGCATGGGTCGCACCGCAGACGGTCAGTGGTCGGAGGAGTGGACACCCCCGGTCTTCTCGATCGACGCCAACGGCAAGGTCATCGGGTACGTCAACGACCGCACCCCGAACAACTGGGGTCGCTGGGGTGACCTCGACGAGAAGGGCACGGCGAACCTGCTGACGCCCGAGCGCGTCGCCGCAGCGGCGAGGCTCATCGAGACCGGCAAGGTCGTTAGTTGTGCGATCCCGCTCGACAGCACCGGCCCCGTACACCCGACGCGCACCGGCGTGGTGCACCTGTACGGCTACACCGGGTCCGACTTCGTGGCGGGCACCAAGGCCGGCCAGGACTATCCGAACTTCCAGGGCACCGACGACTACATCTTCATGCCGCTGCAGGGCAGCACCCAGTGGGACGGGCTCTCTCACTTCTTCTACAAGGACACGATGTTCAACGGCTTCTGGATCGGCAACGTCGAGTCCTACGCCGGCGCCCGTCGGGGGTCCATCCACCAGATGAAGGACACCCTCGTCGGTCGGGGCGTGCTCCTGGACATGCCCAAGTTCAAGGGCGTCGACCGGCTGCAGCCCGGCTACGGCATCACCCCCGAGGACCTCGACGCCTGCGCCGAGGCCCAGGGTGTGCAGGTCGGCGAGGGCGACATGCTCGTCCTCCGCACCGGTCACGTGCCGTGGTACTACGAGCTCAAGAACAAGATGGACTACTGGGGCTCCGCCCCCGGCATCACCCGCGCGGTCGTCGACTGGCTCGCCGAGAAGGACGTCGCGGCGCTCGCGATGGACAACATCGCCGTCGAGGTCGAGCCGCACGAGGAGCCCTTCGAGCACGTCTACCCGCTGCACGCCCGCCTGATCCGCGACCTCGGGCTGACCCTCGGCGAGGTGTGGTGGTTGGAGGACCTCGCCGACACGTGCGAGGAGCTGAACCGGTACGAGTTCTTCCTCTCCGCTCCGCCGCTGAACGTGACCAACGCGTCCGGCTCGCCGGCGAATCCGGTCGCGATCTTCTGAGCCATCCGGTCGACCGACCCCGCTGGCCCGACCGCTCCAGCACCAGCGCTTCCACGAGGTAGGACATGCACTCCACACAGCACGACAGCGAGCTGCTCCGCAGTCGCCGGCTCGTCCTGGGCGAGATCCTGGCCCGCAACGCGCGCCGCTCCCCCGAGCGCACGGCGTTGGTCTTCGAGGACTCCTCGCTGACCTTCGGCGAGCTGGACACCCGTGTCAACCGTCTCGCCAACGCCCTAGCCGCTCGCGGCGTGGGTCGCGGCGACAAGGTGGCTGTGCTGATGTACAACCGCCTCGAGGTCGTCGAGTCGTTCTTCGCCTGCCAGAAGCTCGGTGCCTGTCCGGTCCCCGTGAACTTCCGCCTGGCTCCGAGCGAGCTCGCCTACATCCTCGAGGACTCCGACTCGGTCGCCGTCCTCACCGACGAGCAGCTGGTCACGCTCGCCCTGGAGTCCACGGCCGGCCTCGCCTCGGTGCGCTTCGTCGCCACGACCGGCGAGCCCGGCGAGGGTGCGCAGGACTACGAGGCACTGGTCGCCGGTGGCGCACCGGACGCACCGGGCGTCGACGTGCACGAGGACGACCTCGCCTTCCTCATGTACACCTCCGGCACGACCGGGCGCCCCAAGGGGGCGATGCTCACCCACCAGAACCTGGTGTCCAACACGATCAACTGGATCCTGGAGATGGAGGCCCGGCCGGGCGACAGCTGGCTCTCCGGCCTGCCGCTCTTCCACATCGGCGGGGTCAACGGGCTGCTGCCGTTCGTCTACCTGGGCGGCACCTGCATCATCACGCCGTCGACGAACTTCGACCCGCAGGAGTCGCTGCGGCTGCTCGACCTGCACAAGCCGACCATGTGCTACTTCGTGCCGACCCAGTGGCAGCAGATCTGCTCGCTGCCCGAGGCGGCCGAGATCGACACCTCAGCCCTGCGCCGCGCACTGTGGGGCGCCTCGCAGGCCCCTCCCAGCACCCTCGAGCTGCTGCTGACGACGTTCCCCACGGTCGGCATCGTCAACGCGTTCGGGCAGACCGAGATGTCGTCCAACACCTGCTTCCTCAAGGCCGACGACGCCGTGCGCAAGATGGGCTCGGTCGGGCTGCCGGCGGTCAACGTCGAGGTCCGCATCGTCGATGATGACGGCAACGACGTCGCCGTCGGTGAGGTCGGCGAGATCGTCTATCGCGGCCCCACCGTGATGGAGGGGTACTACAAGTCGGAGCAGGCGACGGCGGAGGCGTTCCGCGGCGGCTGGTTCCACAGCGGCGACCTGGTCCGCCAGGACGACGAGGGCTTCATCTACGTCGTCGATCGCGTCAAGGACATGATCATCAGCGGCGGCGAGAACATCTACCCCGCTGAGGTGGAGCGCGCCGTCGAGCGGCACCCCGCAGTGCGCGAGGTCGCCGTGATCGGTGTCCCGCACCCCCGCTGGGTGGAGACCCCGGTCGCGGTCGTGGTGGCCGACGGTGAGGAGCATCCCGAGACGTCTGCGGTCCTCGAGTTCCTCAAGTCGGACCTCGCGTCGTACAAGAAGCCCTCCGCGGTGGTCTACGTCGACGAGCTGCCTCGCAACGCCTCCGGCAAGATCCTCAAGCGCGACCTGCGTGAGAGCTACTGGGAGATGTTCGCCGAGACCGGACCGACCGAATGACCAGGCCGGACGTGGCCACGAGGGTCGACGCGCGGGGCATCCCTCACTACGACGTCCCGCTGCCGGTCGACCTGGTCGACATGCTTCGCCGGACCGTCCGGAGCCGCGGGGCGCACCCCGCGTTGATCACCGCCGAGGAGCGCCTCACCTGGCGGGAGCTCGGTGCCGAGACCGAGTCGCTGGCCCGACGACTGTCCGGCGCCGGGGTCGCCCCGGGCGACCGCGTCGCCGTGCTGGCCGGCAACGGACTGCCCTTCACTACCGCGGTCTTCGCCACCTGGGCGGCGGGCGCCGTCGCCGTTCCCCTGAACTTCCGGCTGACCGGCACGGACCTGGCCGTGCTGCTCGGCGACAGCGGTGCCCGGATCCTGCTCGTCGGCAGGGGGATGGCAGACCTGGCGGCGGCGGCCGTCGACACGGCCCGCACCCGACTCCTAGTGGCGCACGTCGACGACGGGGGTCGCTTCCTCGCCGGTGACGTCGAGGGTGAGCTGCCGGCAGCGACGCCGGGCGGGGAGGCGCCCGCCGCGGTCATGTACACCTCGGGCACGACCGGCCGACCCAAGGGCGTGGTGATCAGCCACGGGAACGCGCTCCAGAACGCCGTCACCTGCACCGAGGTCATCGGGCGCGAGCCCGGGGACGTCGAGCTGGTGATGGTCCCGCAGTTCAACATCACCGGCCTCTGCTCGCAGACCGTGCCGGTGGCCATGATCGGCGCGACGGCGTACCTCCTGGACGGCTTCGACGCCGCCAAGGCGCTGGACGCGATCGGAGATCACCACTGCACGTCCACCGTGGGGGCGCCGACCATGTGGTGGCGTCTGCTGGAGCAGGCCGACGTGCAGGGGCGCGACGAGCTGGGGGCCCTGCGGCTGGCGCTGTTCGGCGGCGCCCCGATGCCGACGTCCCTGCTCGCCCGGATGCAGGTCGCCATGCCTCAGGCCACCCTCGGCAACGGCTTCGGCATGACCGAGACCTGCTCGATGATCACCTACGTCGGCGGGGACGA contains:
- a CDS encoding cyclase family protein; amino-acid sequence: MGRTADGQWSEEWTPPVFSIDANGKVIGYVNDRTPNNWGRWGDLDEKGTANLLTPERVAAAARLIETGKVVSCAIPLDSTGPVHPTRTGVVHLYGYTGSDFVAGTKAGQDYPNFQGTDDYIFMPLQGSTQWDGLSHFFYKDTMFNGFWIGNVESYAGARRGSIHQMKDTLVGRGVLLDMPKFKGVDRLQPGYGITPEDLDACAEAQGVQVGEGDMLVLRTGHVPWYYELKNKMDYWGSAPGITRAVVDWLAEKDVAALAMDNIAVEVEPHEEPFEHVYPLHARLIRDLGLTLGEVWWLEDLADTCEELNRYEFFLSAPPLNVTNASGSPANPVAIF
- a CDS encoding acyl-CoA synthetase; amino-acid sequence: MHSTQHDSELLRSRRLVLGEILARNARRSPERTALVFEDSSLTFGELDTRVNRLANALAARGVGRGDKVAVLMYNRLEVVESFFACQKLGACPVPVNFRLAPSELAYILEDSDSVAVLTDEQLVTLALESTAGLASVRFVATTGEPGEGAQDYEALVAGGAPDAPGVDVHEDDLAFLMYTSGTTGRPKGAMLTHQNLVSNTINWILEMEARPGDSWLSGLPLFHIGGVNGLLPFVYLGGTCIITPSTNFDPQESLRLLDLHKPTMCYFVPTQWQQICSLPEAAEIDTSALRRALWGASQAPPSTLELLLTTFPTVGIVNAFGQTEMSSNTCFLKADDAVRKMGSVGLPAVNVEVRIVDDDGNDVAVGEVGEIVYRGPTVMEGYYKSEQATAEAFRGGWFHSGDLVRQDDEGFIYVVDRVKDMIISGGENIYPAEVERAVERHPAVREVAVIGVPHPRWVETPVAVVVADGEEHPETSAVLEFLKSDLASYKKPSAVVYVDELPRNASGKILKRDLRESYWEMFAETGPTE
- a CDS encoding class I adenylate-forming enzyme family protein — translated: MATRVDARGIPHYDVPLPVDLVDMLRRTVRSRGAHPALITAEERLTWRELGAETESLARRLSGAGVAPGDRVAVLAGNGLPFTTAVFATWAAGAVAVPLNFRLTGTDLAVLLGDSGARILLVGRGMADLAAAAVDTARTRLLVAHVDDGGRFLAGDVEGELPAATPGGEAPAAVMYTSGTTGRPKGVVISHGNALQNAVTCTEVIGREPGDVELVMVPQFNITGLCSQTVPVAMIGATAYLLDGFDAAKALDAIGDHHCTSTVGAPTMWWRLLEQADVQGRDELGALRLALFGGAPMPTSLLARMQVAMPQATLGNGFGMTETCSMITYVGGDDAVRMPHSVGRPLPLTELRLLRPGTREDAAPGETGEIVVRGGQVALGYWTSEGIVPLTDAEGWVATGDAAVLEDGFVVLRDRLKDVIKRGGESVFSFEVENVLYQHPGVLDAAVVGAPDEQYGERVVAHVVAKPGHDLAPEEVRDFCRERLARFKVPSTVEIRDDLPRNPGGKVVKSLLRSSAEN